Proteins from a genomic interval of Falco rusticolus isolate bFalRus1 chromosome 7, bFalRus1.pri, whole genome shotgun sequence:
- the USP8 gene encoding ubiquitin carboxyl-terminal hydrolase 8 isoform X2, whose protein sequence is MPAVASVPKELYLCTSLKDLNKKTEIKPEKTSTKSYVQSALKIFKAAEESRLDRDEEKAYILYMKYVTVYNFIKKRPDFKQQQDYFHSILGPTNLKKAIEEAERLSDSLKLRYEEAEVRKKLEERDRQELQKKQEPKDDGRSSAKNSESAVDSKGKSQRINGERKHSLERKDRSNSLSAVTAEKLFAMMSDKNIELIIMDARRLKDYQESCIPRSISVPEEAISPGVTANWIEARLPEDSRDPWKRRGHFDYVILLDWFSSAEDLKLGTTLQSLKDALFKWESKTILQNEPLILEGGYENWLLCFPQYTTNAKVTPPQHSRREAVTVSLDFTYPSLEEPAPVPPVVAIKSPPTEVTENEGMGDNLEERLKSLSRLNAQDAAVAKSDSSPVVNPVSVTRSIPEVDRTKKPSLKIPDDNRPKSQGTVSDSQPFENGQIVPDRSTKPLRDAKSILTEEEKSRVHAETAALLEKNRREKQLRDKQQEEQREKLKRDKEEQEQKAKEEQKEKERKEKLQQSKEDREQEERDEQIKREQEEKEQERARKEAIETKKQNKNELENVGAKRIEIDKISLEEREKGTRTPEMQRRVLGDTSQPFVTVSGKQTGVKGQPDSGAQKPGPLREDSEQDTERLKREPLIRARSEEMGRIIPGLPAGWAKFLDPITGTFRYYHSPTNTVHMYPPEMAPSSTPPSTPPTHKPKPQVTVEREREHSKLKRSYSSPDITQAIQEEEKKRISVTPTINRDNKPICYTKAEISRLSASQIRNLNPVFGGSGPALTGLRNLGNTCYMNSILQCLCNAPHLADYFNRNLYQDDINRSNFLGHKGEVAEEFGVIMKALWTGQYKYISPKDFKITIGKINDQFAGYSQQDSQELLLFLMDGLHEDLNKADNRKRYKEENNDHLDDFKAAELAWHKHKQLNESIIVALFQGQFKSTVQCLTCHKKSRTFEAFMYLSLPLASTSKCTLQECLRLFSKEEKLTDNNRFYCSHCKTRRDSLKKIEIWKLPPVLLVHLKRFSYDGRWKQKLQTSVDFPLETLDLSQYVIGPKNNLKRYNLFSVSNHYGGLDGGHYTAYCKNASKQRWFKFDDHEVSEISASSVKSSAAYILFYTSYEQRAVDMAT, encoded by the exons ATGCCTGCTGTGGCATCTGTACCTAAGGAGCTATATCTCTGTACTTCATTGAAAGATCTCAacaagaagacagaaataaaacctgaaaagacAAGTACAAAGAG TTATGTGCAGAGTGCCCTTAAGATTTtcaaggcagcagaggaaagcagattGGACCgagatgaagaaaaagcttACATCCTATATATGAAATATGTGACTGTTTATAACTTTATTAAAAAGAGACCTGATTTTAAGCAGCAACAG GATTATTTTCATTCAATTCTTGGACCTACAAATCTAAAGAAAGCTATTGAAGAAGCTGAAAGACTGTCAGACAGCCTTAAACTCAG ATATGAGGAAGCTGAAGTTCGGAAAAAACTTGAAGAGAGGGACAGACAAGAGCTGCAGAAGAAGCAAGAACCAAAAGATGATGGAAGGAGTTCAGCTAAAAACTCAGAAAGTGCTGTGGATTCCAAAGGAAAAAGCCAAAGG ATTAATGGTGAGAGGAAGCATTCACTGGAAAGAAAGGATCGGTCCAACAGTCTTAGTG CAGTCACAGCTGAGAAACTGTTTGCAATGATGTCGGACAAAAATATTGAATTGATTATAATGGATGCTCGAAGATTGAAGGATTACCAGGAATCCTGTATTCCAAGATCTATCAGTGTCCCAGAGGAAGCTATCAGTCCTGG AGTTACTGCTAATTGGATTGAAGCTAGACTCCCAGAGGATTCTAGAGATCCATGGAAGAGGAGAGGACACTTTGATTATGTTATACTGCTAGACTGGTTTAGTTCTGCTGAAGACTTAAAGCTAGGAACAACTCTTCAGAGCCTGAAAGATGCGCTTTTTAAG tgggAAAGCAAAACTATATTGCAGAATGAACCTTTAATTCTAGAAGGAGGTTATGAAAACTGGctcctttgttttccccaaTACACAACAAATGCTAAAGTAACTCCACCCCAGCATAGCAGGCGTGAAGCAGTGACTGTTTCTT TGGATTTTACGTATCCATCACTGGAGGAGCCAGCTCCTGTTCCACCTGTTGTTGCTATAAAGTCACCTCCAACAGAAGtaactgaaaatgaaggaatGGGAGATAATTTGGAAGAGAGACTAAAATCACTTAGCAGACTGAACGCACAGGATGCTGCTGTTGCAAAATCTGACAGTTCACCTGTAGTTAATCCAGTATCAGTTACAAGAAGTATCCCTGAG GTTGATCGTACTAAAAAGCCTTCACTAAAAATCCCTGATGACAACAGACCAAAATCTCAAGGTACAGTCAGTGACAGCCAGCCTTTTGAAAATGGACAAATAGTTCCAGACCGATCCACAAAGCCATTACGTGATGCAAAAAGCATTctgacagaagaagaaaaaagtcgTGTACatgcagaaactgctgctctGTTAGAGAAAAACAGACGGGAAAAACAACTTCGCGATAAGCAACAGGaagaacagagagagaaacTCAAGCGAGATaaagaagaacaagaacaaaaagcaaaagaagaacagaaagaaaaagaacgCAAAGAAAAGCTACAGCAATCCAAAGAGGACAGAGAACAGGAGGAGAGGgatgaacaaataaaaagagaacaggaggaaaaggaacaagaaagaGCACGCAAAGAAGcaatagaaacaaaaaagcaaaataaaaatgaactaGAAAATGTGGGTGCAAAAAGGATTGAGATTGACAAAATATCTcttgaagaaagagaaaagggaactCGAACGCCAGAAATGCAGAGACGGGTACTGGGTGATACATCTCAGCCCTTTGTGACTGTTTCAGGCAAG CAAACTGGGGTTAAAGGACAACCAGACAGTGGAGCTCAAAAGCCAGGACCCCTTAGAGAGGATTCTGAACAGGATACTGAAAGACTTAAA CGGGAGCCGTTAATAAGAGCACGAAGTGAAGAAATGGGAAGGATAATACCAGGACTGCCTGCAGGTTGGGCAAAG tTTCTGGATCCAATCACTGGAACCTTTCGTTACTATCACTCGCCAACAAATACTGTTCATATGTATCCACCAGAAATGGCTCCTTCATCCACTCCTCCATCAACCCCTCCAACCCATAAACCCAAGCCACAGGTGACTGTTGAACGAGAAAGAGAACACTCCAAACTGAAGCGCTCCTACTCTTCCCCAGATATAACCCAAGCCAttcaggaggaagagaagaaaagaatttctgTAACTCCTACAATCAATCGTGACAATAA GCCAATCTGTTACACTAAAGCAGAAATTTCAAGACTCTCTGCATCACAAATTCGGAATCTTAATCCTGTGTTTGGGGGATCGGGACCAGCTCTTACAGGACTTCGTAATCTAGGGAACACTTGCTATATGAATTCCATATTACAGTGTCTGTGCAATGCACCTCACCTGGCGGATTATTTCAACAGAAACTTGTATCAAGATGATATTAACAG GTCAAATTTCCTGGGGCATAAAGGTGAAGTGGCTGAAGAGTTTGGTGTAATAATGAAAGCTTTATGGACAGGACAGTATAAATATATCAGTccaaaagactttaaaattaCAATTGGGAAGATTAATGACCAATTTGCAGGATATAGCCAACAGGACTCCCAAGAATTACTTCTCTTTCTAATGGATGGCTTGCATGAAGACCTAAATAAA GCTGACAACAGGAaaagatacaaggaagaaaacaatgatCATCTGGATGacttcaaagcagcagaactAGCCTGGCACAAACACAAACAGCTGAATGAATCCATTATTGTGGCACTCTTTCAAGGCCAGTTCAAATCTACAGTGCAGTGTCTTACATGTCACAAGAAGTCCCGAACCTTTGAGGCTTTCATGTATTTGTCGTTACCACTTGCATCCACTAGTAAATGTACGCTGCAG gAATGCCTTAGACTGTTCTCCAAAGAGGAAAAGCTCACTGATAACAATAGGTTTTACTGTAGCCATTGCAAAACTCGAAGagattctttgaaaaaaatagaaatttggAAATTACCACCTGTTCTTCTTGTGCACTTGAAAAG ATTTTCCTATGATGGAAGATGGAAGCAAAAGCTTCAAACCTCTGTAGATTTCCCATTGGAAACCCTCGACCTCTCACAGTATGTTATTGGTCCAAAGAATAACTTGAAGAGATACAATCTATTTTCAGTATCA AATCATTACGGCGGGTTGGATGGTGGGCACTATACAGCCTATTGcaaaaatgcttcaaaacaaCGCTGGTTTAAGTTTGATGACCATGAAGTGTCTGAGATCTCGGCATCGTCTGTGAAATCCTCAGCTGCATATATTCTCTTTTACACTTCCTATGAACAGCGAGCAGTGGATATGGCCACATAA